In the Pongo abelii isolate AG06213 chromosome 18, NHGRI_mPonAbe1-v2.0_pri, whole genome shotgun sequence genome, ggcaaatcatgaggtcaggaggtcaagaccagcctggccaacatggtgaaaccccctttctactaaaaatacaaaaaattagttgggtgtgtggtagtggcaggtgcctgtaatcccaggctgaggcaggagaactgcttgaacctgggaggcggaggttgcagtgagctgagatcgtgccactgcactccagtcctggcaacagagtaagactctgtctcaaaaaaaaaaaaaagaaaagaaaattagccgggtgtggtggcaggcacctgtaatcacggctactcgggaggctgggcaggataatcgcttgaatccgagaggcggaggttgcagggagccaagatcgcgccactgcactccagcctgagcaacaagagtgaaactcaatctcaaaaaaaaaaaaaaaaaaaaagtgtttgtccCTGCTTAAAAGTCTCTGTGCTCTGTGGCGGCTCAAGGCTCTTATAATAAACTCAAGCTCTCCTTGGTTGCTGCTCACTGTCCTGGTTCCCGCCTGCTCCCTGTGTGCCTTGTTGCCATGCCTCAGAAAATTGAGGAAATCAAGGTCTTTCTGCTCACAGCCCGACAAAAGGATGCCAAATCTGTCAAGATCAAGAAAAATAAGGACAATGCTccgggcgcggtggatcacgcctgtaatcccagcactttgggaggtcgaggcgggtggatcacgaggtcagcagttcaagaccagcctgaccaacatggtgaaaccccgtctctactaaaaatacaaaaaattagctggacgtggtggcgggcacctgtaatcccagcgacttgggaggctgaggtagaagaatcgcttgaaactggaaagcggaggttgcagtgagccaagattgcaccactgcactctagcctgggcaataagagcaaaactctgtctcaaaataaaaaaataataataaaaattaaaaaaataaaaagaaaaataaggacaatgtgaaatttaaagttcGGTGCAGCAGATACCTTTATACCCTGGTCATCACTGacaaagagaaggcagagaaattGAAGCAGTCCctggccaccatgtctggctaattgtgtatttttagtaattcTGTATTTTAGTAATGTAGTATTTCGTATTttagtaattttgtattttagcctccggagtagctgggactacttggatgccaccacgcccagctaggtttttacattttctgtagagataggggcttgctatgttgctgaggctggtcttgaactcctggcctcaaggaatcctcccacctttgcctcctgaagtgttgggattacaggtgtgagccactgcttccagccATTGGTAAATTTCCCATGATTTTTGTACTGGCCCAGAGAGTTTTGCATATCGTCAGCCACAGAAAAAGTGGCAAGTAACAATTATGTTACACAAAGAGCCACATAATTGTCCGTGGTAGACTAAAGTAAACGATATCTGTTTCTCCAATTTTACACTCTGTCATGGTTAGGTTTTTTTGGCGATCCGATAATGTGTTTCTTCTTCTGCCACCACGGAGAAAAAACACATATTCACCTAAAAATACTAAAGCCAAATTTACTAATAAAAATGTCTTCCTATTTCGATACGCATCATCAGGTTAAAAAACCctctgaggctgggcgcagtggctcatgcctgtaattgcagcactttgggaggctgaggggggcggatcacctgaggtcaagagtttgagaccagcctgaccaacatggagaaaccccatctctactaaaaatacaaaagtagctgggtgtggcggtgcatgcctgtaatcccagctacttgggaggctgaggcaggagaatcgcttgaacccaggaggcacagtttgcagtgagccgagatcgtgccattgcactccagcctgagcaacaagaacgaaaactctgtctcaaaaaaaaagaaaaacagctgggcgcggtggctcacacctgtaatcccagcactttggaaggctggggtgggtggatcacgaggtcaggagttcgagaccagcctggccaacatggtgaaaacctgtctctacaaaaaatacaaaaattagccaagcgtggtggcgcacgcctgtaatcccagctactcaggaggctgaggcaggagaattgtttgaacttgggaggtggaggttgctgtgagccgagatcaccccactgcactccagcctgggcaacagagggagactccgtgtcaaaaaaaacaacaaccaaaaaaaccctctgaggctgggcgtggtgtctcatgcctataatcccagcacttcgggaggctgatgcatgaggattgcttgaatctaggagttccagaccagcctgggcaacacagcaagaccgtctctataaaacaaacaaacaaaccccttCTCAAATGAGAAGGAAATCTTCCAGCTTTATTATGTAATGTTTTCCCAcagcctttttattttaattattatttttaaaatcggGGGCAagatggtctcactatgttgcccaggctggtctccaagtcctgggctcaagccatcctcccacctcagctttccaatttgctgggattacaggcatgcaccaccatgctcagcatcttgttcattttttttttttttttttttttttttttttgagatggagtttcactaatcgcccaggctggcgtgcaatggagcattctcggctcactgaaacctctgcctccagggttcaagcgattctcctgcctcagcctcctgaggagctgggattacaagcacctgccagtacacatggctaatttttttgtatttttagtagagacgggggtttcaccatgttggccaggttggtctcgaactcctgacctcaggtgatctgcccgcctcagcctcccaaagtactgagagtataggcgtgagccaacgcgcctggcctaatttttgtatttttaatggagacggggtttcaccatgttggccaggctgctcttgaacttctgacctcaggtgatctgcctacctcggcctgccaaagtattgggattacaggcgtgagccaccgcgcccggcctcctttttaattttgtaggcaaaactttccaaaataatttcttatgaaGTTTCCACTAAAAGAAAACAGTTGCTAAATTGTGTGGTTTCTAAACAGCTAATAGACAGGCGCCTTAGGGCAAAATTcttactttccttctttcttttttcaccatgCAAGCTGGTGCTGAGGgcaaaattcttatttatttatactttaagttctggggtacatgtgcagaacgtgcaggtttgtcacataggtatacatgtgccctggtggtttgctgcacgcatcaacccgtcatctacattagttatttctcctaatgccatccctccccaaaattcttttttttttttcctttgagataaggtctctctgtgttgcccaggctggagtgcagtggcgcgatcatggcccactgcagcctcgacctcctgggctcagataatcctctcacctcagcttcccaagtagctgggactaaaggtgcacaccactgcacccggcaaatttttgtattttttgtagagacagcatctcacgatgttgcccatgctggtctcaaactcctggcctcaagtgctgagattacaggtgtgagccacctcacctggccataATATTctttcacacacatatacacacacatgcacgcatgcacgcacacacacacacaccaataaaCACAACAAGAAAACTGCTTAGttggaaacaaaaatcaaatttgGAAATTCCAAGAGATGTCCTTccaggggtgtgtgtgtctgtgtgtgtgtgtgtgtgtgtgtgtctgtgcattcTTGGTCCAGCCTGGCCAGGATCATCTTGGCAACCCACCAGACTTTGAAGACTTAGTATGAAattagtatgaaaaaaaaaaggctgggcatggtggctcatgcctgtaatcccagcactctgggaggctgaggcaggtggattgcttgagtccaggagctccagaccagcctgggcagcatagcaaaaccctgtctctactaaaaatacaaaaaattagccaggcatggtggtgtgcacttgtaatcccagctacttgggaggctgaggtgggagaattgtttgagcccaggagttcaaggctgcagtgagccatgatccccccactgtactccagcctgggtgacggagtgagaacctgtctcaaaaaaaaaaaaaaaaaaaaaatgacgccAGCAAGGTGACCTCTAAGGGGGCAGGGCTCTCAAAGGCCTTTGTGGGCCAGAAGAGTTCCTTCTCGGTGGACTGCAGCAAAGCCGGCTCCAACATGCTGCTGATCGGGGTCCATGGGCCCACCACCGCCTGCGAGAAGGTCTCCGTGAAGCATGTAGGCAATGTCACATACACAGCAATACAACGTCACATACGTCGTCAAGGAGAGGGGCGATTACGTGCTGGCTGTGAAGTGGGGGGAGGAACACAGCCCTGGCAGCCCTTTTCATGTCACAGTGCCTTAAAacagttttctcaaaaaaaaaaaaaaaaaaaaaaagtagctcctagaaaatttaaaattacggccaggcgcgatggctcacgcctataatcccagcactttgggaggcagaggcgggcggatcacaaggtcaggagttcgaaaccagcctggccaacatcgtgaaaccccatgtctactaaaaatacaaaattagccaggcatggtggcacaggcctgtagtcccagctactcgggaagctgaggtagaagaatcacttgaacccgggaagtgaaggttgcagtgaaccaagatcatgctactgcactccagcctgggcgacagagcaagactgcgtctcaaaaaaaaaaaaaaaaaaaaaaaaaaaaattaaaattacataagtAGATCATGCTGCTCAAAATAGTTCCCTTGAGGCatccatttaaaacaaatttaggccgggtgcggtggcttatgcctgtaatcccagcactttgggaggccgaggtgggcggatcacctgaggtcaggagttcaagaccagcctgatcaacttgatgaaacgccatctctactaaaaatacaaaaattagccaggcgtggtggcatgcgcctgtaatcccagctactcgggaggctgagacaggagaatgcttgaacctgggaggcagaggttgcagcgagccaagattacaccgttgcactctagcctgagcaacaagagtgaaactccatcttaaaaaaacaaaaaaatccaaaatttaaaaaatatgtgtaggccgggtgcggtggctcacgcctgtaatcccagcactttgggaggccgaggcgggcggattgcctgagctcgggagttcgaaaccagcctgggcaacatggcgaaacctcgtctctactaaaaatacaaaaaattagccaagtgtggtgacgggcacctgtaatcccagctacttgggaggctgaggcaggagaatcacttgaatccggcaGCTGGAGGTTAccgtgagcagagatcatgtcattgcactccagcgtggcgacagagcaagactgtctaaaatgaataaataaataaataaataataaatatgtgtaattttttttttttgagatggagtctctgtcacccaggctagtgtgcagtggcgtgatctcggctcactgcaacctccacctcccatgttcaagtggttctcctgcctcagcctcctgagtagctgggattataggcacccaccaccatgcctggctaatttttgtatttttagtagagatggggtttcaccatgttggacaggctagtctcgaactcctgaccttgtgatccacctgcctcggcctcccaaagtgctgggattacaggtgtgagccactgcgcctggccaaatgtgtgtaatttttgttttagctGTCCCACAGAGAAAGTCAGAACTCTTCTCAGTAGTTTTACATGTATCTTCctggaaatatttgcaaattaatcTGAAAAAAAGCATACATACATATTTGGCATGTTAGGGTTTAAATCACCTTGCAGGGTCAAACAgaaacaagtttctttttttttttttatttgaaacagagtctctctctgtcgcccaggctgaagtggcacaatcacgactcactgcagccttgaactcctgggcttaaatgatcctccctcctcagcctccccagtagctgggactacaggcatgtaccaccatgcccagctaattttttttttttttttttgagacggagtttcagtcttattgcccaggctggagtgcaatggtgtgatcttggctcaccgtaacctctgcctcctgggttcaagtgattcccctgcctcagtcacccaagtaactgggattacaggcatgggccaccatgcccggttaattttgtatttttttaaatagagacggggtttctccatgttggttaggctggtctccaactcccgacctcaggtgatcctcctgcctcggccttccaaagtgctaggattacaggcgtgagccaccgcgcctggcctaatttttaaaagtttttgtagaaactgggtctggctatgttgcccaggctgatctcgaactcctgggctcaagtgatcctccaaccttggcctcccagagtgctgggattacaggtgtgagccactgagcttggCCTTAAGCATAAagaagtttcttctttcttttgcgTATTTGTTCAGAAGCCCCTGTACTGATACCCTCTCTcactcttctcccttctcctatTTAGAGCTAGAGAATCTGTAGCCCAGAGTCCTTGAAAAAGGCAAATGATATGGAATTGTTAACAGATCCTTTtactttacacttttttttttttttttttttgagacagaatttcactcttgttgcccaggctggagtgcaatggcgcgatctaggctcactgcaacttccgcctcccgggttcaagcgattctcctgactcagcctcccaagtagctgggattacaggcgcctgccaccatgcccagctaactttttgtatttttagtagagacaggattttaccatgttggccaggctggtctcaaactcctgacctaaggtgatctgcttgcctcagcatcccaaagtgctgggaatacagcgtgagtcaccgcgcccggcctaagttttgcttgtttgtttgagacagtgtctctgttgcctaggctggagtgcagtggcgccatctcggttcactgcaacctctgcctcccgggttcaagcgattatcccacctcagccaccttagtagctgggactataggcacatgccactacgcccggctaatttttgtatttttagtagagacaggagttcaccatgttagtcaggctggtctcgaactcctgacctcaggtgatccgcctgccttggcctcccaaagtgctgggattacaggtgtgagccacagcgcctagcacacttttgtttttgtctttgagaaacagagttttgttctgtcgcccaggctggagtacagtggttcagtcatagctcactacagccttgacctcctgggctcaagtaatatcccccaccatctcagcctcccaaagctctgggatgacaggtgtcagccactgttcctggccacaCTGCATTTTTGCAAACCAGGTACCAGGATGCTCAATTTGTTTCCCTGGGACCTTTAACCTGTTTGGAAATAGACCTGGCACAATGATTGGTCAATTTCCCATCTATCACTGTGACTATTGCATACCTTGCCCCAGGCCCTTTTCCTGCCTCCAGGGGGAATTTCTGCAGTTTTCCCTCAGAACCAGTACTGTGTTGCTCTTTTCTAGCTGGTCCAAGCAGCTCTTTTCTTAGCACAGGCCAATTATCTGCCCAGTATTTACTTTCCCAGTCTGTTTACCATGACAACCTCTCCTAGAGACACAAAATCTGAGTGGGCCCCATGCAGACAGGGGCACTTCCTGTCCTGGGAACTGCCCAAGGAGATAATAAAGCAATTATTTCTTGCTTGAAGCAGTACATCTTGAAGGACGAGTGAGAGAGAAAAGGTCATTTATTCATGCCTACTATGTTCTAGGCCCAGTTAAGGGTAATTTGCAGATGGAAATGTCATTTAATATTCCCAGTAGaagttgcttttttttgagacagttcttgctctgtctcccaggctggagtgcagtggtgcaatctccactcattgcaacctctgcctctggggcttaagagatcctcctacctcagcctcctgagtagctgggaccacaggcgtgcaccaccaagcctggcaaatttttgtattttttgtagagactggtttcgccatgttcaagaccaacctagggtcttgaactcctggactcaagaaatccaCAGGCttttgcctcccaaattgctgtgattaGAGGTGTGAGCAACCCCACGCCTGTTGTTTTGAGTGATGTGAAATAGCAGGTTGTCTCATACCTCAGTGCCTCTGCTTAGGAGTGTGACCATTTTGTCCTGCATGAAATCCTCTGTCCAGAGCTGAAATGGAGCTGAGTAAAATTCAGCTCCTGCTCTCCTCCCCAAGCCTTGGGCCTTGGGGGGCAGAGTGGGGGGGTGGGTTTCTGCCTGGAGGAAGGGATGCCTTTTCCTAATTTGCACAAAGATCAGGCTACAGGTGGGCCCTGGGTCTGGCCCGAGCCGCTCTCTCACCATCCCTCCACGCTGCTCCCCAAGCCAGAGTGCTCCTGAGGGGAGGGCCTTGCCTGCTCTTCCTCCCTTGCCTTCTACAGGGACCCAGCTAGGGCAGTGGcacacgtctgtggtcccagcactttgggaggctgaggtgggaggactgcttgagaccaggagttcgaggttagagtgagctatgattgcaccattgcactcaagaagcctgggcaacagaatgaggtcctgtctctaaaatgtaaatacatacaAGAACCCAGCTAAAGTGCCTGGCCAGGACAGGCTCTGGGTCAAGCTTGCTCTCTTCTGTTCGTATAGTTTTTGTACTGAGAAATGCTTTATTCAAATGTTCAGTTGAAATGTCAACTCCTCactgggcacagttgctcatgcctgtaataccagcactttgggaggttgaggcaggaggattggttgagcccaggaatttgagaccagcctgggcaattgtagggaccagccccacagggttgGTGGGCTTCTCCCTGTGGGCTGCgacgagagagtgtagaaataaagacacaagactaagagatagaagaaaagacagctgggcccgggggactaCTACGACCAATGcacggagaccggtagtggcgctgaatgtctggctgcgctgttatttattggatacaaagcaaaaggggcagggtaaagagtgtgagtcatctccaatgataggtaaggtcatgtgggtcatgtgtccactggacagggggcccttccctgcctggcaaccgaggcagagagagagagaagacaaagagaaagacagcttacgccattatttctgcatatcagagacttttagtactttcactaatttactactgctatctagaatGCAGAGCCAGGtatacaggatggaacatgaaggcggactaggagcgtgaccactgaagcacagcatcacagggagacggttagtcCTCCGGATAACCGCGGGCaagcctgactgatgtcaggccctccacaagaggtggaggcaCAGTCTTCTCTAGACTCccctggggaaagggagactccctttcccggtctgctaagtagcgggtgttGTTCCTTGACACTTTTCGCTACCGCTAGACCACGGTCCGCCTGGCAATGGGCATCTTCCCAGATGCTGGGGTCACCGttagaccaaggagcccttctggtggccctgtctgggcctaacagaaggctcgcactcttgtgttctggtcacttctcactgtgtcccctcagctcctatctctgtatggcctggtttttcctaggttatgattatacagcaaggattattataatattggaataaagagtaattgctacaaactaatgattaatgatattcatatataatcatatctaagagctatatctggtataactattcttgttttatattttattatactggaacagctcatgTCCTTGGTCTCTTGCttcggcacctgggtggcttgccgcccacaggCAATTGAtgagacccggtctctacaaaaaacaaaaattactggggcgtggtggtgtgtgctgctggggaggctgaggcggggtgATCTTTTGAAcccaagagattgaggctgcagtgagcagagattatgccactgtactccagcctgggcgacagggcgagaccctatctcaacaacaacaaaaaaagctgggcgcggtggcttacgcctgtagtcccagcactttgggaggccgaggtgggcagatcacaaggtcaggagatcgagaccatcctggctaacacggtgaaaccccatctctactaaaaataaaaatacaaaaaaattagccaagcgtggtggcgggcgcctgtagtcccagctactctggaggctgaggcaggagaatcacttgaacccaggaggcggagcttgcagtgagccgagatcgtgccactgcactccagcctgggcaacagagcgagactacgtctcaaaaaaaaaaaaaaaaaaaaaaaaaaaaacccaaatagaggctggtgcaggcctgtagtcccagatgctggTAAGGCCAAGtttgaaggattgcttgaacccatgaatttgaggctgcaatgagctttgattgcaccactgcactccagcctgggcgacagattgagatcgtaactcaaaaaaaaaaaagaggccaggcatggtggctcacacctgtaatcccagcacttgggaggctgaggcgggcagatcatgaggtcaggagttcgagaccagtctggccaacatggtgaaaccccatctctactaaacatacaaaaattagttgggtgtggtggcacgtgcctataatcccagctactcgggagcctgaggcaggagaattgcttgaacttgggaggtggaggttgcagtgagccgagatcgtgccactgcactccagcctgggtgacagagcaagattcaatctcaaaaaaaaaaaaaaaaaaaaaggccgctGTCGCCACCACCGAGATCAAGATGGCCACGAGACTCAGCACCTTCCTCAAGATTTCCTGGGCCAAGGAGCCAGTGCTGGTCATGTCCTTTGTCATCCAGAGCCTCACTGTAATTCTACCCCCACTTAGCCCCTACACCAAGTACTCCATCATGATCAACGAGGCAATACCCTACAACTACCCAATGCCTGTCTGCAATGATGGGAACATGCCTGACGTGCCCAGCCACCCCCAGGACCTCCAAGGCCCCAGTTTGGAGTGGCTGAAGAAATTGTGAGCACCTCCACTGACAGAGGAGGACCCTCCCATGGCTCCcactaaaaatgtgaaaaccaaCCCCtccctgctcaaaaaaaaaagaaaagaaaaagaaaaattgcattaaatatctgatctaggccaggtgcagtggctcaagccgtAACTGTaactctagcactttgggagtccgaggcaggaagattgcttgaggccaggggttcaagacaaaACTGgccaacaaaatgagaccccgtctttaaaaaataaattctggggccgggtacagtggctcacgcctgtaacagcactttgggaggccaaggcgggtggatcacgaggtcaggtgtttgagaccagcctggccaacatagtgaaaccctgtctctactaaaaaaaaatacaaaaaattagccaggcgtggtggcgggtgcctgtaatcccagctacttggaggctgaggcaggagaatcgcttgaacccgggaggcggatattgcagtgagccaagatcgcgccattgcactccagcccaggcaacagtgcgagactccatctcaaacaaatatatataaatataaataaataaatatatatatgtaacttccTGGCACGGTGGCAcaggcccgtaatcccagcactttgggaggccaaggtgggcagatcacgaggtcaggaattcaagaccagcctggccaagatggtgaaaccctgtttctactaaaaatacaaaaaattagccagatgtaatggtgggcacttgtaatcccagacacttgggaggctgaggcagagaattgcttgaactccggaggcagaggttgtagtgagctgagatcgtgccactgcactccagcctgggtgacagagcgagactccgtctcaaaaaaacaaacaaacaaaaaaattaaataaataaattaaaactaactaactaaataaatatctGGATATCTGagctgtgtgcggtggctcatgcctctaatcccagcacttgggaggccaaggcaggcagatcatttgaggtcaggagttcgagaccagcctggccaacatagggaaacctcatctctactaaaaaaaattagtcggttgtggtggtgcacatctgtaatcccaggtactcaggaggctgaggcaggagaattgctggaacctgggaagtagaggttgcagtcagctgagattgcagcactgctctccagcctgggtgacagagtgagactctgcctcaaaaaaaaaaaaaaaaaaaaaaaaaaaaatcaatatctgatatacatgttttttttttttttttttattgagatagagtcttgctctgtcgcccaggctggagtgcaatggcacaatctctgctcaccgcaacctccgcctccctggctcaagcgattctcctgcttcaacctcccgagtagctgggactacagatgcgtgccaccacgctcggccaatTTCTGTAcctctagtagagatggggtttcaccaggtcggtcaggctggtctcgaactcctgacctcatgatctgcccacctcagcctcccaaagtgctgggattacaggtgtgagccaacacatctGGCCCAATATCTGATATACATGTTAattgaagctgggtgtggtggtcacacctttaatcacagcactttgggaggatcccttgagcctaggagttcaagaccagcctgggcaacatagcaagaccctgttctcggaaaagaaaaatttaacattGACTTTCCTGTCAGAGATAGGAagtaaataagacatttatggTGAACTTAAAGCACATATGGCAGCTAATGGTGACAGTGTCTCACTCCAACTGACCCTTGCCCTACGGAAGTGGGCCTGGAATGGCCCACTATTTTTAGTGTTGGCAactagttaaaaaaattaaaacattcgaggcaggtggatcacttgaggtcaggagttcgagaacagcctgggcaatatggtgaaaccccgtctctactaaaaataggaaaattagctggacatggtgatgcatgcctgtaatctcagctactcgggaggctgcggcacaagaattgcttgaacccgggaggcagaggttgcagtgagctgagatcacgtcactgcactccagcctgggtgacagagcgagactccatctcaaaaaaaaaaaaaaaaaaaagaaagaaagaaagaaagaaatggccatTTGATGTAGTCTTtcagtcagaattttttttttttttttttgagactga is a window encoding:
- the LOC103892658 gene encoding NADH dehydrogenase [ubiquinone] 1 alpha subcomplex subunit 3-like, translating into MATRLSTFLKISWAKEPVLVMSFVIQSLTVILPPLSPYTKYSIMINEAIPYNYPMPVCNDGNMPDVPSHPQDLQGPSLEWLKKL